One genomic segment of Natrialbaceae archaeon AArc-T1-2 includes these proteins:
- a CDS encoding HTTM domain-containing protein has protein sequence MGPTVRPALLESDNRLWQYLRRCVQVDTRTLAVFRVVVGVLVVADLLLRSRNFEFFYTDDGVVPRSLAREATPEYAVSVYHLTTDPTLIAALFVLQGLLAVQLIVGYRTRLATALTFLFVVSLDHHNPFVLSYADTLFRLLLFWALFLPLGERWSVDAVHRDRPPRPSVANAASALILGQMVYMYVTNGLIKAQSELWTGGDAAPLVFGLDEMTFFLGDSLRAFPTLLEAGGLLWFYMLVFAWLLILLRGRARMLLAGLFVGGHLAFALTVRIGAFPYVALAGVLLFLQAQFWDDLATVADRAGVDRTRLEHLAGRLEALATRFPNPRLGDEGVRQLRARTYDLALAAVVVTVLFVAVAIAVNVAPVALESGDGDDRPIGERVDGEIDATLAETTGVRQVETAASSLGIDQPIGWGVFAGPHPRTTDRYYVFPAETASGELIDAYNERALTYERPYDQLQNQHGTYRERFYMNSVRRGSIDDAVPARLAEHRCERWPDDHGEELVAVNMYVVEEAVTAETIDDPANRDREYALIYRHGCGDNQRTVIRPPT, from the coding sequence ATGGGCCCCACTGTCCGTCCTGCCCTCCTCGAGTCGGACAATCGGCTGTGGCAGTACCTGCGGCGATGCGTGCAGGTCGACACGCGGACGCTCGCCGTCTTCCGCGTCGTCGTCGGCGTGCTCGTCGTCGCCGACCTGTTGCTCCGGTCGCGTAACTTCGAGTTCTTCTACACCGACGACGGCGTCGTTCCGCGATCGCTCGCGAGAGAGGCCACGCCGGAGTACGCCGTCTCGGTGTATCATCTCACGACCGATCCGACGCTCATCGCGGCGCTTTTCGTCCTCCAGGGGCTGCTCGCCGTCCAGTTGATCGTCGGCTACCGGACCAGGCTCGCGACCGCCCTCACGTTCCTGTTCGTCGTCTCGCTCGATCACCACAACCCGTTCGTGTTGAGCTACGCCGACACGCTGTTTCGGTTGCTGCTGTTCTGGGCACTCTTCCTCCCGCTCGGTGAACGCTGGTCCGTCGACGCCGTTCACAGGGATCGTCCGCCGAGACCGTCCGTCGCGAACGCCGCCTCGGCGTTGATCCTCGGCCAGATGGTCTACATGTACGTCACGAACGGACTGATCAAAGCACAGTCCGAACTCTGGACCGGCGGAGACGCGGCACCGCTCGTGTTCGGCCTCGACGAGATGACGTTCTTCCTCGGCGATTCCCTCCGGGCGTTCCCGACGTTGCTCGAGGCCGGTGGGCTGTTGTGGTTTTACATGCTCGTGTTCGCGTGGCTCCTGATCCTCCTGCGCGGCCGGGCGCGGATGCTGCTGGCCGGGCTGTTCGTCGGTGGCCATCTGGCGTTCGCGCTGACGGTTCGCATCGGGGCGTTCCCGTACGTCGCGCTGGCGGGCGTACTCTTGTTCCTGCAGGCGCAGTTCTGGGACGACCTGGCCACTGTCGCCGACCGGGCCGGCGTCGACCGCACGCGACTCGAGCACCTGGCCGGCCGACTCGAGGCGCTTGCAACGCGGTTCCCGAATCCGCGACTGGGCGACGAAGGGGTGCGACAGCTGCGGGCGCGAACGTACGACCTCGCACTCGCCGCCGTCGTCGTCACCGTCCTGTTCGTGGCCGTCGCGATCGCGGTCAACGTCGCCCCGGTCGCACTCGAAAGCGGCGATGGTGACGACCGCCCGATCGGGGAGCGAGTCGACGGCGAGATCGATGCGACGCTCGCGGAGACGACCGGCGTGAGACAGGTCGAGACGGCCGCCTCGAGTCTGGGGATCGACCAGCCGATCGGGTGGGGCGTCTTCGCCGGCCCTCATCCGCGGACGACGGATCGCTACTACGTCTTCCCGGCGGAGACCGCCTCCGGCGAGCTGATCGACGCCTACAACGAGCGAGCACTGACCTACGAGCGCCCGTACGATCAGTTACAGAACCAACACGGCACGTACCGGGAGCGGTTCTACATGAACAGCGTCCGCCGGGGAAGCATCGACGACGCCGTCCCGGCACGGCTCGCCGAGCACCGCTGTGAGCGCTGGCCGGACGACCACGGCGAGGAACTCGTCGCCGTCAACATGTACGTCGTCGAAGAGGCGGTAACCGCCGAGACGATCGACGACCCGGCGAACCGTGACCGCGAGTATGCATTGATTTACCGACACGGCTGTGGCGACAACCAGCGGACGGTGATCAGGCCACCGACGTAG
- a CDS encoding DEAD/DEAH box helicase, with translation MAVPDSENETPTIDHPLLESGILERRLYQLQLAGTAATDHTLVCLPTGLGKTTVSLLVTARRLEEVGGKSLMLAPTKPLVSQHAEFYREALAIPDEEIVVFTGDVSPEDRAETWEAATIVMATPQVIENDLVGSRISLADVTHCTFDECHRATGDYAYNYIAERYHDEAENPLVTGMSASPGGDEEAILEVCENLGIGEVEVMTEEDADVAEYTHETDLEWERIELPEEVIEIRDALNEVIRDRLEKLKELGIADSTQPDQSQKELNAMRGELQRLIGNDQSKGYEGMSIHAEVMKLRQAVTLVETQSVEALRRYFERQRNQARTSGASKASQRMVSDPRVREAMRKAESFDQLHPKYRKTRMLLAETLGLEDGERVIVFTESRDTAEALSDFLAESVDVRRFVGQGDRDGSDGMTQNEQQEVLEQFRAGEFEVLVSTSVAEEGLDVPEVDLVLFYEPVPTAIRSIQRKGRTGRQSEGRVVVLMAEDTRDEAYFWISRRREKEMESELRELKGMADDLENELDESQRSLAAFESGAKVNDDDGKPGDGSEVSSGTEGVAGQPGLQAFADVADEESTEGDDEPASLEDEPPVASAEGETIEVVADQREMDADIARELSRRDEYEVRLETLAVGDYVLSDRVVVERKSVADFVDSLVGGDRSLFEQVGDMARHYSRPIVVVEGEDIYEQRDVHPNAVRGALSSLAVDFGASVLRTESEADTTELLAVIAGREQDVSGRDVSVHGEKGTKTLGEQQEYVVASIAEIGPVTARSLLTEFGSVEAVMIASEEELQNAEGVGEVTAERIREVVGSDYTC, from the coding sequence ATGGCTGTGCCGGATTCCGAGAACGAGACGCCGACGATCGACCATCCGCTGCTCGAGTCCGGCATCCTCGAGCGACGACTCTACCAGCTCCAGCTCGCGGGAACGGCCGCGACCGACCACACGCTCGTCTGTCTGCCCACCGGGCTCGGCAAGACGACGGTGAGCCTGCTCGTGACGGCGCGGCGACTCGAGGAAGTCGGCGGGAAATCGCTGATGCTCGCCCCCACCAAACCGCTTGTCTCCCAGCACGCCGAGTTCTACCGGGAGGCACTGGCGATTCCCGACGAGGAGATCGTCGTCTTCACGGGCGACGTCAGCCCCGAGGATCGCGCCGAGACGTGGGAGGCAGCGACGATCGTGATGGCTACCCCGCAGGTGATCGAGAACGACCTCGTCGGCTCGCGGATCTCGCTTGCGGACGTGACCCACTGCACCTTCGACGAGTGTCACCGCGCGACCGGCGACTACGCCTACAACTACATCGCCGAACGCTACCACGACGAGGCCGAGAACCCGCTTGTCACCGGCATGTCCGCCTCGCCGGGCGGCGACGAGGAGGCCATCCTCGAAGTCTGTGAGAACCTCGGCATCGGCGAGGTCGAGGTGATGACCGAAGAGGACGCAGACGTCGCGGAGTACACCCACGAGACCGACCTCGAGTGGGAACGCATCGAGTTGCCCGAGGAGGTCATAGAGATCCGGGACGCGCTGAACGAGGTGATCAGAGATCGCCTCGAGAAACTCAAGGAACTCGGCATCGCGGACTCGACCCAGCCCGACCAGTCCCAGAAGGAGCTCAACGCGATGCGCGGCGAGTTACAGCGACTGATCGGCAACGACCAGTCGAAAGGTTACGAGGGGATGTCGATCCACGCGGAGGTGATGAAACTGCGTCAGGCGGTCACCCTGGTCGAGACCCAAAGCGTCGAGGCCCTGCGGCGGTACTTCGAGCGCCAGCGCAACCAGGCCCGCACTTCCGGCGCGTCGAAGGCCAGCCAGCGGATGGTCTCGGATCCTCGCGTCCGCGAGGCGATGCGGAAAGCGGAGTCGTTCGACCAGCTTCACCCCAAGTACCGCAAGACTCGCATGCTGCTCGCCGAGACGCTCGGCCTCGAGGACGGTGAGCGCGTGATCGTCTTCACCGAGTCACGGGATACCGCCGAAGCGCTTTCCGATTTCCTCGCCGAGAGCGTCGACGTCCGGCGGTTCGTCGGCCAAGGCGACCGCGACGGATCGGACGGCATGACCCAGAACGAGCAACAGGAGGTGCTCGAGCAGTTCCGAGCGGGCGAGTTCGAGGTGCTCGTCTCGACGTCGGTCGCCGAGGAGGGACTCGACGTCCCCGAGGTCGACCTCGTGCTCTTTTATGAACCCGTCCCGACCGCGATCCGATCGATCCAGCGCAAGGGCCGAACCGGTCGCCAGTCGGAGGGCCGGGTCGTCGTGTTGATGGCCGAGGACACCCGCGACGAGGCCTACTTCTGGATCTCCCGGCGACGCGAAAAGGAGATGGAGTCGGAGCTGCGCGAGCTGAAGGGGATGGCCGACGACCTCGAGAACGAACTCGACGAGAGCCAGCGCTCACTCGCGGCGTTCGAGAGCGGAGCGAAAGTGAACGACGACGATGGAAAACCCGGAGACGGCAGCGAGGTCTCCAGTGGAACAGAGGGGGTTGCGGGCCAGCCCGGCTTGCAGGCGTTCGCCGACGTCGCCGACGAGGAGTCGACCGAGGGAGACGACGAGCCCGCATCCCTCGAGGACGAGCCGCCGGTCGCAAGCGCCGAGGGCGAGACGATCGAAGTCGTCGCCGACCAGCGCGAGATGGACGCCGACATCGCTCGCGAACTCTCGAGACGCGACGAGTACGAGGTCCGCCTCGAGACGCTCGCGGTCGGCGACTACGTGCTCTCGGACCGGGTCGTCGTCGAGCGCAAGTCCGTCGCCGACTTCGTCGACTCGCTGGTGGGCGGCGATCGCTCGCTGTTCGAGCAGGTCGGCGACATGGCCAGACACTACTCGCGGCCGATCGTCGTCGTCGAAGGCGAGGACATCTACGAACAGCGCGACGTCCACCCGAACGCCGTCCGGGGGGCGCTCTCGAGTCTCGCGGTCGACTTCGGTGCGAGCGTCCTCCGGACCGAAAGCGAGGCCGACACGACCGAACTGCTCGCCGTGATCGCCGGCCGCGAGCAGGACGTTTCGGGACGGGACGTCTCCGTCCACGGCGAGAAAGGGACCAAGACGCTCGGCGAACAACAGGAGTACGTCGTCGCCTCGATCGCCGAGATCGGCCCCGTCACCGCACGGTCGCTACTCACCGAGTTCGGCAGCGTCGAGGCGGTGATGATCGCGAGCGAGGAGGAACTCCAGAACGCCGAGGGTGTCGGCGAGGTGACCGCCGAACGGATCCGCGAGGTCGTCGGCAGCGACTACACCTGCTGA
- a CDS encoding inorganic phosphate transporter: MVETVLLVGIVASIFVGFNIGGSSTGITWGPSVGAGIVTKTTAAAVMTFFVFLGGWTVGRNVMDTLSEGIVTIDLTLTAGVAVLFFIGLGILVANIFGVPVPTSMTTVGAIAGLGLATDTLNYETVAWIISWWIVTPIVGFWAGGIIGRYIYPWVNRRVQIETSDGPLLAFDRSGAVPTPTLGPNTTRVELATTALVLVIGCYMAFSAGASNVPNAAAPLVGGVDGLDVDAAIVVATLAIGLGGFTIARRTMESVGGELSDIPLLAALFVMVTASTITTLLSWAGIPISLVMATVMTIVGIGWGRATRPITVREAVTREPEIEEREIELGAIVAEEKEGEEAPPIGEEEPEEVLRGEDLFNPRAVIKYVSMWIIGPSMSTILAYGFFLLLPGIA; this comes from the coding sequence ATGGTCGAAACCGTTCTGTTGGTCGGGATCGTCGCCTCGATTTTCGTCGGGTTCAACATCGGCGGATCGTCGACGGGGATCACGTGGGGGCCGTCCGTCGGCGCGGGAATCGTAACGAAGACGACGGCGGCGGCGGTCATGACGTTTTTCGTCTTTCTCGGCGGGTGGACCGTCGGTCGGAACGTGATGGACACCCTTAGCGAGGGTATCGTCACGATCGATCTCACGCTGACGGCGGGTGTCGCCGTCCTCTTTTTCATCGGACTGGGGATTCTCGTCGCGAACATCTTCGGCGTCCCCGTCCCGACGTCGATGACGACCGTCGGCGCGATCGCCGGGCTGGGACTCGCGACCGACACGCTCAACTACGAGACGGTCGCGTGGATCATCTCCTGGTGGATCGTGACGCCGATCGTCGGATTCTGGGCCGGTGGGATCATCGGCCGTTACATCTATCCGTGGGTCAACCGGCGGGTACAGATCGAGACGTCCGACGGGCCGTTGCTCGCTTTCGATCGTAGCGGCGCGGTTCCGACGCCGACGCTGGGTCCGAACACGACCAGGGTGGAACTCGCCACCACGGCGCTCGTTCTCGTCATCGGCTGTTACATGGCGTTCAGCGCTGGCGCGAGTAACGTCCCGAACGCCGCTGCGCCGCTTGTCGGCGGCGTCGATGGGCTGGACGTCGACGCCGCGATCGTCGTCGCCACGCTCGCGATCGGCCTCGGCGGGTTTACGATCGCTCGCCGGACGATGGAGTCGGTCGGCGGCGAACTGAGCGACATCCCGCTTCTTGCGGCACTATTCGTCATGGTGACCGCATCCACGATCACGACCCTCCTCTCGTGGGCCGGCATCCCGATCAGTCTCGTGATGGCGACGGTGATGACGATCGTCGGCATCGGGTGGGGTCGGGCGACCCGTCCAATCACCGTCCGCGAGGCGGTCACCCGCGAGCCGGAGATCGAAGAGCGTGAGATCGAACTCGGCGCCATCGTCGCCGAAGAGAAAGAAGGCGAAGAGGCACCGCCCATCGGCGAGGAAGAGCCCGAAGAAGTGCTTCGTGGCGAAGACCTGTTCAACCCCCGGGCGGTGATCAAGTACGTCTCGATGTGGATCATCGGGCCGTCGATGTCGACGATCCTGGCGTACGGGTTTTTCCTCCTCCTGCCGGGGATCGCTTGA
- a CDS encoding TIGR00725 family protein has translation MRISVIGGRTIEDEQATIAESVGRELGRRGHTVICGGLGGTMEAVCRGANAEGGETIGILPVEDRDRANEFVDTPIATGMGHARNALVPLNGDGVIALAGGSGTLSEIALAGVYDRPVAGIGTHDAPGVEAVETPDEAVDYLEEAVRR, from the coding sequence ATGCGCATAAGCGTCATCGGCGGCAGGACGATCGAGGACGAGCAGGCGACGATCGCGGAGTCCGTCGGACGCGAACTTGGTCGACGCGGCCACACCGTCATCTGTGGTGGCCTCGGCGGGACGATGGAGGCCGTCTGTCGGGGCGCGAACGCCGAGGGCGGCGAGACGATCGGTATCCTCCCCGTCGAGGACCGCGACCGCGCGAACGAGTTCGTCGACACGCCGATCGCGACCGGGATGGGCCACGCCCGGAACGCGCTGGTTCCGCTGAACGGCGACGGCGTGATCGCCCTGGCTGGGGGCTCCGGGACGCTCTCGGAGATCGCCCTCGCGGGCGTCTACGATCGTCCGGTCGCCGGCATCGGAACGCACGACGCTCCCGGGGTCGAAGCTGTCGAGACGCCCGACGAGGCGGTTGACTATCTCGAGGAGGCCGTTCGGCGGTGA
- a CDS encoding universal stress protein: MLSTILVPMDDSEPAGRALEYALDNHPDAAVTVLHVVGVPSMMMGDAVSLTLEDDISEAAADRAEPIFDRAHEIADERDREIETIVGFGHPARNVIDRADDYDTVVLGSHGEDWSRATRQFLVGNVAETVSKRAPVPVTIVR; encoded by the coding sequence ATGCTCTCGACGATCCTCGTTCCGATGGACGACTCCGAGCCGGCCGGCCGCGCCCTCGAGTACGCACTCGACAATCACCCAGACGCCGCGGTCACCGTCCTCCACGTCGTTGGCGTCCCGTCGATGATGATGGGCGACGCGGTGAGTCTCACGCTCGAGGACGACATCAGCGAGGCCGCAGCCGACCGCGCCGAGCCAATCTTCGACCGCGCCCACGAGATCGCAGACGAGCGAGACCGAGAGATCGAGACGATCGTCGGGTTCGGCCACCCGGCCCGGAACGTCATCGACCGCGCCGACGACTACGACACGGTCGTTCTCGGGAGTCACGGCGAGGACTGGAGCCGTGCGACGCGTCAGTTTCTCGTCGGGAACGTCGCCGAGACGGTCTCCAAGCGGGCGCCGGTGCCGGTGACGATCGTACGCTGA
- a CDS encoding DUF7470 family protein — protein sequence MLDNLGPVGIAGIVVMLAGIALVAHASLQIAAGIALVLAGLGIVVKALISGMLRSFGMMA from the coding sequence ATGCTCGACAATCTCGGACCGGTCGGCATCGCCGGCATCGTGGTCATGCTCGCCGGCATCGCCCTCGTCGCACACGCGAGCTTACAGATCGCCGCCGGTATCGCCCTCGTGCTGGCTGGCCTCGGCATCGTCGTCAAGGCGCTGATAAGCGGGATGCTCCGTTCGTTCGGGATGATGGCCTGA
- a CDS encoding DUF7344 domain-containing protein yields the protein MGVACSLYCTLTVSNLSAIVAALQPETISRMGLTPAVTFSLLSDRRRRRLLSLLSDRRAVRIDEAVAWIAACEAETTLEEVPTETKRRVRVSLVHVHLPKLADAGVVDYDPRHGDVVLTDRGETLVRTLSALQLETSPPRSDAPD from the coding sequence ATGGGAGTTGCCTGTTCGCTATACTGTACACTCACTGTGAGCAATCTGAGTGCAATCGTCGCCGCGTTACAGCCCGAGACCATCTCCAGGATGGGGCTTACCCCAGCCGTCACGTTCTCGTTGCTTTCCGATCGACGGCGACGCCGTCTCCTGTCGTTGCTGTCGGACCGGCGTGCCGTTCGAATCGACGAGGCGGTCGCGTGGATCGCCGCCTGCGAGGCGGAGACGACGCTCGAGGAAGTACCCACGGAGACGAAACGACGCGTTCGGGTATCACTCGTCCACGTCCATCTGCCGAAACTGGCCGACGCGGGCGTCGTCGACTACGACCCGCGCCACGGAGACGTCGTTCTGACAGACCGGGGCGAGACACTCGTCCGAACGCTGTCGGCGTTGCAACTCGAGACGTCACCGCCACGGAGCGACGCTCCTGACTGA
- a CDS encoding tRNA (guanine(26)-N(2))-dimethyltransferase: MRVTEGGLEFEVPGESTDGVEESVFYNPRQELNRDLTIATLRAYREREPRADSYLDAMTASGVRGIRAGADGWEVTCCDRDREAVSLARENCRRNDCDAGVVHGDANVVMHEDYYDVIDLDPYGTPMPFADAAVANCRDLLCVTATDTAPLCGAHFASGVRSYSAVPRNTDYHAEMGVRILVSALARTAARHDVGVTPLLTHASSHYVRTYLELEQKATSADATLEELGHLYHCEDCLYREADPGLIANPLETCPNCGGERMLTAGPVWLGRTCEPEFVADVRERVPDAFGTAETGRALLETLAAELAVPTHYDQHRLCKEWGVSANAMDEFLSDLEAAGHEASRAHYGGTTFKTDADVAEIRAATRDGTGE; this comes from the coding sequence ATGCGCGTGACGGAGGGCGGCCTCGAGTTCGAGGTTCCGGGGGAGTCGACCGACGGCGTCGAGGAGTCGGTGTTCTACAATCCACGACAGGAGTTAAACCGGGATCTGACGATCGCGACCCTGCGAGCCTACCGCGAGCGCGAGCCTCGCGCCGACTCCTATCTCGACGCGATGACGGCAAGCGGCGTCCGGGGGATCCGCGCTGGGGCCGACGGCTGGGAGGTGACCTGCTGTGATCGCGACCGCGAGGCGGTGTCGCTCGCCCGCGAGAACTGCCGGCGAAACGACTGCGACGCCGGCGTCGTCCACGGCGACGCGAACGTCGTCATGCACGAGGACTACTACGACGTGATCGATCTCGATCCCTACGGAACGCCGATGCCGTTTGCCGACGCCGCCGTCGCGAACTGTCGGGACCTGCTCTGTGTCACCGCGACCGATACCGCGCCGCTTTGTGGCGCACACTTCGCAAGCGGCGTCCGGTCGTACTCAGCGGTCCCGCGAAACACCGACTACCACGCCGAGATGGGCGTTCGAATCCTGGTATCTGCGCTGGCTCGCACCGCTGCTCGCCACGACGTCGGCGTCACGCCGTTGCTGACACACGCCTCGAGTCACTACGTCCGGACCTACCTCGAGCTCGAGCAGAAGGCGACGAGCGCCGACGCCACCCTCGAAGAACTCGGCCACCTCTATCACTGCGAGGACTGTCTCTACCGGGAGGCCGATCCTGGATTGATCGCGAACCCGCTCGAGACCTGTCCCAACTGCGGGGGAGAACGGATGCTCACGGCAGGTCCGGTCTGGCTCGGACGCACCTGCGAACCCGAGTTCGTCGCCGACGTCCGCGAGCGGGTTCCCGACGCGTTCGGGACCGCCGAGACGGGTCGTGCGTTGCTCGAGACGCTCGCGGCCGAACTCGCCGTTCCGACCCACTACGACCAGCATCGCCTCTGCAAGGAGTGGGGCGTCTCCGCGAACGCGATGGACGAGTTCCTTTCCGATCTCGAGGCGGCTGGCCACGAGGCGTCGCGGGCACACTACGGCGGGACGACGTTCAAGACCGACGCCGACGTCGCCGAGATTCGTGCGGCGACGAGAGACGGGACGGGTGAGTGA
- the hisH gene encoding imidazole glycerol phosphate synthase subunit HisH encodes MNTTTPATDEPIASVVVVDYGLGNLRSVTRGLERAGAAVAITDDPDAFADADGVVLPGVGAFREGVENAAPIREDLLAVAERDQPLFGICLGMQMLLTASEEGETDGEAAVEGLDLVPGTNVRFDEGQKVPHMGWNELSVEREHPLVAGVEGEYAYFVHSYYARPDDGDATVATTDYGRAFPSVVASEDGTVFGTQFHPEKSGETGLQILRNFVNLCAQR; translated from the coding sequence ATGAACACGACCACCCCCGCCACCGACGAGCCGATCGCGTCGGTGGTCGTCGTCGACTACGGCCTCGGGAACCTCCGCAGCGTCACGCGCGGACTCGAGCGCGCCGGTGCCGCGGTGGCGATCACCGACGATCCCGACGCGTTCGCAGACGCCGACGGGGTCGTCCTCCCCGGCGTCGGGGCGTTTCGCGAGGGCGTCGAGAACGCCGCTCCGATCCGCGAGGATCTGCTCGCGGTCGCCGAACGCGACCAGCCGCTGTTTGGCATCTGTCTCGGGATGCAGATGCTGCTCACCGCAAGCGAGGAGGGCGAAACCGACGGCGAGGCCGCCGTCGAAGGGCTCGACCTGGTCCCAGGGACCAACGTCCGCTTCGACGAGGGCCAGAAAGTCCCCCACATGGGCTGGAACGAGCTGTCGGTCGAGCGCGAGCACCCATTGGTCGCGGGAGTCGAGGGGGAGTACGCCTACTTCGTCCACTCCTACTACGCCCGCCCGGACGACGGCGACGCGACCGTCGCGACGACCGACTACGGTCGCGCGTTTCCCTCGGTCGTCGCCAGCGAGGACGGAACCGTCTTCGGCACCCAGTTTCACCCGGAGAAAAGCGGCGAGACGGGGCTGCAGATTCTGCGAAACTTCGTGAACCTCTGTGCACAACGATAA
- the mdh gene encoding malate dehydrogenase: protein MTKVSVVGAAGTVGAAAGYNIALREVADELVFVDIPDKEDDTVGQAADVNHGVAYDSNTTIRQGGYEDTAGSDVVVVTAGIPRQPGQTRIDLAGDNAPIMEDIGSSLAEHNDDFITITTSNPVDLLNRHLYESGDLAREQVIGFGGRLDSARFRYVISERYDAPVQNVEATILGEHGDAQVPVFSKVRVNGKDLEFSDEEKAELLSELQTSAMNVIERKGATEWGPATGVGHMVEAILRDTGEVVPASVKLEGEYGHEDTAFGVPCKLGSDGVEEVVEWELPEFERNQLGEAAEKLAEQYDEIA from the coding sequence ATGACGAAAGTTAGCGTGGTCGGCGCGGCCGGAACGGTCGGTGCCGCTGCTGGCTACAACATCGCACTGCGAGAGGTGGCGGACGAACTCGTCTTCGTCGACATTCCGGACAAAGAAGACGACACTGTCGGGCAGGCAGCCGACGTGAACCACGGGGTCGCCTACGACTCGAACACGACGATCCGACAGGGGGGCTACGAGGACACCGCCGGCTCGGACGTCGTCGTCGTCACGGCCGGCATTCCGCGCCAGCCCGGCCAGACTCGCATCGACCTCGCGGGCGACAACGCCCCGATCATGGAAGACATCGGCTCCTCGCTCGCCGAGCACAACGACGACTTCATCACGATCACCACCTCGAACCCCGTCGACCTGCTCAACCGTCACCTCTACGAATCGGGCGATCTGGCACGCGAGCAGGTGATCGGCTTCGGCGGCCGACTCGACTCCGCTCGGTTCCGCTACGTCATCTCGGAACGCTACGACGCCCCCGTCCAGAACGTCGAGGCGACGATCCTCGGCGAACACGGCGACGCTCAGGTCCCCGTCTTCTCGAAAGTCCGGGTCAACGGCAAGGACCTCGAGTTCTCCGACGAGGAAAAAGCGGAGCTGCTCTCCGAGCTCCAGACCTCGGCGATGAACGTCATCGAGCGCAAGGGCGCGACGGAGTGGGGCCCCGCCACGGGCGTCGGCCACATGGTCGAGGCCATCCTCCGCGACACGGGCGAAGTGGTGCCGGCGAGTGTCAAACTCGAGGGTGAGTACGGCCACGAGGATACCGCCTTCGGCGTCCCCTGCAAGCTCGGCTCCGACGGCGTCGAGGAAGTCGTCGAGTGGGAGCTGCCCGAGTTCGAACGCAACCAGCTCGGCGAAGCCGCCGAGAAGCTCGCCGAGCAGTACGACGAGATCGCCTAG
- the eif1A gene encoding translation initiation factor eIF-1A codes for MSDDGDGRTNLRMPEEDEVFATVTDMLGANRVKVRCADGKERTARIPGKMQKRIWIREDDVVLVEPWDWQDEKADITWRYEKSDADQLRREGHIQ; via the coding sequence ATGAGTGACGACGGCGACGGTCGAACGAACCTCCGGATGCCAGAGGAAGACGAGGTATTCGCGACCGTCACGGACATGCTCGGGGCGAATCGCGTCAAAGTACGGTGTGCCGACGGCAAAGAACGCACGGCACGCATCCCCGGCAAGATGCAAAAACGCATCTGGATCCGCGAAGACGACGTCGTGCTGGTCGAACCGTGGGACTGGCAGGACGAGAAAGCCGACATCACCTGGCGGTACGAGAAAAGCGACGCCGATCAGCTGCGCCGGGAAGGACACATCCAGTAA
- a CDS encoding Sjogren's syndrome/scleroderma autoantigen 1 family protein, translated as MSDFDKEAEREKLREKYERDRQDREATKRMSDLLLKGATMTNAHCDVCGDPLFQQNGTTFCPSCHGGPEGVEATAADEGGTDAATTDATATAEPTPVDESSTDEAPAGADAETTATDDATADRESADDTDSSDRDQPAARSRSETPATDRATRPARTPASRADDGREAARRPSREDRPARTRPPSRVDGSDLETARSSLVTALEHFAGEAAATENPRYARECLEAAREAADALAALDQQV; from the coding sequence ATGAGCGACTTCGACAAGGAGGCAGAACGCGAGAAGCTTCGAGAGAAGTACGAACGCGACAGGCAAGACCGGGAGGCGACGAAACGGATGAGCGACCTCCTGCTCAAGGGCGCGACGATGACGAACGCCCACTGTGACGTCTGTGGCGATCCGCTCTTTCAACAGAACGGGACCACCTTCTGTCCGAGCTGTCACGGAGGGCCGGAGGGCGTCGAGGCGACGGCTGCCGACGAGGGCGGTACCGACGCGGCGACGACGGACGCAACGGCCACGGCGGAGCCGACACCGGTAGACGAGTCGTCCACGGACGAAGCCCCGGCGGGTGCGGACGCGGAGACGACGGCGACCGACGACGCGACCGCCGACCGCGAAAGCGCCGACGATACCGACTCGAGCGACCGCGACCAGCCCGCAGCTCGATCCCGGTCCGAGACGCCGGCGACCGACCGAGCGACCCGTCCCGCCCGGACGCCAGCCTCCCGGGCGGACGACGGGCGAGAGGCGGCGAGACGGCCGTCCCGCGAGGATCGACCCGCGAGGACGCGACCGCCGTCGAGAGTCGACGGTAGTGATCTCGAGACCGCCCGATCGTCGTTGGTCACGGCCCTAGAGCACTTTGCCGGCGAGGCTGCGGCGACCGAGAATCCGCGGTACGCACGGGAGTGTCTCGAGGCCGCCCGCGAGGCCGCCGACGCGCTCGCGGCGCTCGATCAGCAGGTGTAG